One Actinomycetospora corticicola genomic window, CGACCACATTCCGGGGGACGTCTCGCCGTCGGTCGTGCTCGTCGATCGACCCGGTCGATCGGACCCGGTCGGTCAGTCGTCGGTCTGCGAGCAGCTCCCCGAGGGGCCGGACAGGATGCTGCCGAGGATCGGCAGCTGGAGGCCGCAGGCGTTGACGGGGAGCAGCGAGAGGTCGTTGAGCACCCCGACGTTGCCGTCGCCCGAGGGGCCGTCCCGCCCGTCACGGGGGGCGGCCGACGCCATGGGGGCGACGGCCGTGAGGGCCGCCGCGGAGAGGGCGAGGGCGGCGATGGGGGTAGCGGCACGCCGGGTGGCGGTACGCGGGGCGCGGTGCTTGGCCACGGGGTCCTCCTCGAATCTGTGGAGTAGTGCGGTCGACCGTTCGGCGCAGCTGCCCCGCGACGAGCGGTCGACGCGGACTCTCCGCCCTTGGGGCGGGTGGGGCCATTGGTGCGAGGAGTTCCGCCCGGATGGTGTGGCCGGCCGTGCGCGAGGACGAGCGGTCCGGTAGAAGGGTCCAGTGGCCGTTCTGCTGCGACGAACGGGTGATCGACCCGTCCGGCTCGGAACCGGCCGATCTCGCTCCGGCGCGGGAGGATGCCGCCCGTGCGCATCCTCGCCGTCGACTGGTCCGGGGACCTGCGAGCGGCGGCGAGGCGCATCCGGGTCGCGGAGGCGGTGCCCGGCCGGCTGCTCGGGGTGCGGGGCGGGCTCGACCGTGAGGCGGTCGGCGACCTGCTCCTGGACCTCCGCGACGCGGGCGAGCCCGCCGTCGTCGGGATGGACTTCTCGTTCGGCCTGCCCGCCTGGTTCCCCGCGCGGTCCGGGGCGACGACGCTCCCGCAGGTGTGGGACCTCGCCCGCGACGAGGGGGAGGCCTGGCTACGGGCGTGCGACCCGCCGTTCTGGGGTCGGGCGGGGACGCGGAAGCCGGTCGACGTCGAGCTCTACCGCGACACCGAGCAGGAGGCGCGGGAGCGGGGACTGAACCCGCTCTCGACCTTCCAGGTCGGCGGCGCCGGGGCGGTCGGTACCGGGTCGGTGCGTGGCATGGCGCTGCTGGGCCGGTGGCGACGGGCGGGGATCGGGGTGTGGCCGCTGGACCCGGCCCCCGGGCCGCGGGGCGTGCTCGTCGTCGAGGTCTACCCGCGGGCGATGACCGGCCCGGTGGTGAAGTCCTCGGCGGTGGCACGCCGGGCGCTCGTCGACGGGGACGACCGGATCCCCGCGGACCTGCGGGCCGCCGCAGCCGACACGGAGGACGCGATGGACGCCGCCCTCGCGGCCCTCGGCATGGCCGAGCACGCCGACGAGCTCGCGGCCCTGCCCGCCCGCACCGACCCGGCGTCGGGAAGCGAGGGACGGCTGTGGTTGCCGCCTACAGCGCCAGGGCCGCCTCGCTGAACGACAGGCCCAGCTGGTCCGCCGCCTCGGCGAGCACGCCCTGCACGGCGAGGGTGTCGTCGAGCGGCATCACGGTCGACTCGGTGCGCCCGGCGCGCAGGCAGGAGTTCACCTCGACGATCTCGTGCGAGTACCCCGCGCCCGTGGCGGGCAGCTCGAGGCGCTCGCCGGGGTCGTCGGGGGAGCGGTGCACCACGATCGCGGCCGGGTGGTGGAAGCGGGGGAGCACGTCGATCCAGCCGGTGGAGCCGAAGATGCGGGCCTGACCGGGGGAGGGGCTGTGGAAGGACGTCTGCGCGGTGGCGAACCGGCCGTCCTCCCAGGCGAGCAGCAGGGCGTTCTCGGCGTCCACGCCCGTCATCTCCATCCGCCCGACCGCGTGAACCCGCGTGGGGCTCCCGCCGAGCACCATCTGGGCGAACGAGACGGGGTAGACGGCGAGGTCGAGCAGCGCGCCGCCGCCGAGCTCGGCGTCGAACAGCCGGTCGGAGGGGTCGACGTCCCGGACGGTGCCGAGGTCGGCCTGCACCGAGCGGACCTCCCCGATCTCACCGGCCTCGTAGATCTCGCGGGCCCGGACGACGGCGGGCTGGAAGCGCGTCCACATCGCCTCCATCGCGAACACCCCGTGCCGACGCGCGGTGTCGACCACGCGCCAGGCCCCCGCGAGGGTCGCGGTGAAGGTCTTCTCCACCAGTACGGCCTTGCCCGCCTCGAGCGCGGCGACCGCGAGGTCCGCGTGCTGCGGGTGCGGCGTGGCGATGTAGATGGCGTCGACCTCGGGATCGTCGACGAGCGCGCGGTACGAGCCGTGCGCCCGCGACGCGCCGTGCTCCGCGGCGAACGCCTCGGCCCGCTCGGCCGACCGGGACCCGACTGCGGCCAGCTCGGTGCCCTCCACCGCCACGAGGTCCCGGGCGACTCCTGCCGCGATCCGACCCGGTCCGGCGATGCCCCAGCGGATGGTCTGCACGGCGCCAGCCTGTCACGCGGGTCGCTACAGCGAGCTACAGGGAGCCGCCGAGGAGGTCGACGTCCTCGGCGGTGCCGGAGACGACGAGCTTGCCGTTCTCCGCGCGCAGGTCGGTCGCCGTGATCGAGAACGGCAGCTGGCCGGGGTCGAGGCGGGCCGAGTAGTTCCCGAGCCGGGAGCGCAGGGCGCTCGTCACCGGGCCGGAGACCGACGACGGGGCGTCACCGGCGTCCACCGCGATGTCCCGCGCGGAGAGCACGATCTGGCCGCCGGAGAGTCGGAAGGTGGCGATGACGGAGGCCCGCACCTGCTGCCCGAGCACCGTCGTCGTCGACGTGAGCTCCACCGCCTGGGACGGGTCGATCCCCGAGACCTTCGAGCCGCGGGCCGCCAGGGTCTGCTCGGTGACCGGCTCGACGGTGACGTCGGAGACCTTGAGGATGCGGGCGAGGTCCGCCGGGTCCACCTCGGCCCGCGCGGTCACCGTCCGCGCCGGGATGGAGCGGACGGTGCCGTCGATCAGCGACTGCGGCGGCAGCGTCACGTCGCCGAGGTCGGCCACGAGCGTGATGTCGCGCAGCTGCCGGTACGGGATGTGCTCCGCGGTGAGGGTGACCGACGGGTACTCGCCGGCCGCGGCCTGCGTCAGGAACGGGAAGCCGTGGATGTCGACGCTCGGCTCGCTGTCGAGCTTCAACTGCGTCTGCAGCTGGGAGGCCACCCGGTCCTGGGCCACGAAGCGGGCGCCGAGGTCGACGCCGACGAGGAGGGCGACGAGCACCGCCAGGAAGATGAGGAATCCACGCATCACCCGTCAGTGTCCGCCACGGCCGGATCAGCGGGCGAAGTGCCTCGAGATCACCAGGCGCTGGATCTGGTTGGTGCCCTCGAAGATCTGCATGATCTTGGCCTCGCGCATGTACCGCTCGACCGGGAAGTCGCGGGTGTAGCCGGCCCCGCCGAACACCTGCACGGCGTCGGTGGTCACCTTCATCGCCGCGTCGGTGGCGACGAGCTTCGCGACGGAGGCCTGGCGCGAGTACGGCACGCCGGCGTCCTTGCGGCGGGCGGCGTCGAGGTAGGTGGCGCGGGCCGAGTCGACGGCGGCGGCCATGTCGGCCAGCACGAAGCCGAGCCCCTGGTGGTCGACGATCCGCTTGCCGAACGTCTGCCGCTCGTTCGCGTACTCGACGGCCGCGTCGAGGGCGGCCTGGGCGAGCCCGACGGCGCAGGCGGCGATGCCCAGCCGTCCGGAGTCCAGCGCGGCGAACGCGATCTGCAGGCCCTGGCCCTCGTCGCCGATCCGGCGGTCGGCCTCGACGACCCCGCCGTCCCAGGTGGCGCTCGTCGTCGGTACGGCGTGCAGGCCCATCTTCTCCTCGGGTCGCCCGAAGGTGAGGCCCTCGGTCTGCCCGGGCGCGAGGAAGCAGGTGACGCCACGGCTGCCCTCGCCGGTCCGGGCGAACAGCGCGTAGAAGTCGGCCCTGCCGCCGTGCGTGATCCAGGCCTTCTCCCCGGTGATCCGGTAGTCGCCGTCCTCGCCCTGCTCCGCGCGGCAACGCAGGGCGGCCGCGTCGGAGCCCGCCTGGGGCTCGGAGAGGCTGTAGCCGCCGACCAGCTCGCCGGCGAGCATCCTCGGGAGCCACTCCTGCTTCTGGGTCTCGGTGCCGAAGGTGGCGACCGGGAAGCACGCCAGGCCGTGCA contains:
- a CDS encoding LmeA family phospholipid-binding protein; translated protein: MRGFLIFLAVLVALLVGVDLGARFVAQDRVASQLQTQLKLDSEPSVDIHGFPFLTQAAAGEYPSVTLTAEHIPYRQLRDITLVADLGDVTLPPQSLIDGTVRSIPARTVTARAEVDPADLARILKVSDVTVEPVTEQTLAARGSKVSGIDPSQAVELTSTTTVLGQQVRASVIATFRLSGGQIVLSARDIAVDAGDAPSSVSGPVTSALRSRLGNYSARLDPGQLPFSITATDLRAENGKLVVSGTAEDVDLLGGSL
- a CDS encoding Gfo/Idh/MocA family protein; the encoded protein is MQTIRWGIAGPGRIAAGVARDLVAVEGTELAAVGSRSAERAEAFAAEHGASRAHGSYRALVDDPEVDAIYIATPHPQHADLAVAALEAGKAVLVEKTFTATLAGAWRVVDTARRHGVFAMEAMWTRFQPAVVRAREIYEAGEIGEVRSVQADLGTVRDVDPSDRLFDAELGGGALLDLAVYPVSFAQMVLGGSPTRVHAVGRMEMTGVDAENALLLAWEDGRFATAQTSFHSPSPGQARIFGSTGWIDVLPRFHHPAAIVVHRSPDDPGERLELPATGAGYSHEIVEVNSCLRAGRTESTVMPLDDTLAVQGVLAEAADQLGLSFSEAALAL
- a CDS encoding acyl-CoA dehydrogenase family protein, whose product is MAVDRLLPTDEARALIELTREVADKELATRVDDHERGDGMYPEGLFRTLGETGLLGLPYPEEYGGGAQPYEVYLQVLEELAARWATVAVTTSVHGLACFPVATFGTETQKQEWLPRMLAGELVGGYSLSEPQAGSDAAALRCRAEQGEDGDYRITGEKAWITHGGRADFYALFARTGEGSRGVTCFLAPGQTEGLTFGRPEEKMGLHAVPTTSATWDGGVVEADRRIGDEGQGLQIAFAALDSGRLGIAACAVGLAQAALDAAVEYANERQTFGKRIVDHQGLGFVLADMAAAVDSARATYLDAARRKDAGVPYSRQASVAKLVATDAAMKVTTDAVQVFGGAGYTRDFPVERYMREAKIMQIFEGTNQIQRLVISRHFAR